From the genome of Salarias fasciatus chromosome 22, fSalaFa1.1, whole genome shotgun sequence:
AGCAAAAAAGCCAAGACACTAAGAGACAGAGAGcttttctccttccttccttctttatGGCGGTTTGGTTTGTCTATTCTCTGCTCATACGTAACATGCAGCTTTAGAGACGTCTGATTATTTGAAGCAGAAACATCGCCGTGGGTCCTCAGTAAATTGTCAAATTATTTGGAATTGTAATGCCCACACCGCACCCAATAAACACCAGCGTCTTCTTCACATGCCACATTTCAAAAATCCAACCCTCTGCTCCACAGCCGAGAGCAGATTTTGTGAACTTCCTCCCGCTTCGCCTTCCCACAATGGCTAAATTACAGCTttcaaaaacactgctgcagttTGACAGAGTGCAAAATCAAAGCACTTGCAATCAATTCAGGGCACTAAAAGTTCAATCATTTCCCCCAGGAATCAGGCTTCAGGctctttgtttcagaaatgcCACTTCCAGAGGTCTGCAGAGTCTTAAAGCTACAGTCGCAGAGAGCCGTGGAAGTCCTGcacagccgagtgtgtcgtCGGGGTTCATTTGGTGAACGCGGCGTCTCCTTCGGGAAACTCCAAGTCAGCAAACACATTCTCTTCAAGACTGGATCGGGCCGATTCCACGGCGAGGAAGAACGATTTTCAgcattatttattgatttttttttttttttttattgattgcaGCTTCAAGGACTAATGTTCATCAGCAGTGTTCATTATTCAGGAGTTCGTTCGATTGTATTGACCCCAGACGTAGAGGTGTGTGCGTATTCATGAGTGAGTCCCCTGAAGTTTGACCAGGTGGCTGCTCAGTAGCGCCTCCTAGAGGCCCTGAGAGACAGAGACGACCTCTCCTGAAAGCCTTCGCCGTGACTGACTGACCGACTCACTCCTGGACGATCGGAAGTCGGCGAGGGCGGAGGTGGAAGGGTTTCTGATCGGTGAATTGGTTTGACGATGGTCCCACGGCAGCGGAGCCGGTTTTCTTCAGCGGGTCgcaaagtgaaaatgtgaaaagccCGTCAGAGCCGGAGCAGACGCCGAGAGTGAGTCGCCCCGACGCTTCTTCCTCAGCGTCTGTAAACTCCGGCGTGACGAGGATGGAGGCACATCTTTGAGTGTTTTCCGACAGCGGGTACACTGAAAGTGGCTTCAGCCGACTCGGCCGGCCGATCACAGGGCGGACTCGTTCTCTGTGTGGCAGGACGCGGTGGTGCTGGTGGCCTTGCCCTCTCGGTTGAGCTTCAGGAAGCTTGGTTTCTCGATCACCACGGCAACGGCCCCTTCGCCGCTGTTGGGATTGTCCAGCTTCGTCAAGGCCCGTTTCTCCGACGCTTTGGCTGACTCTGAATCCCTGCGGATcgcaatggaaaaaaacaaaagcgaCTCATTCCCCTTCTTGCTCAGGAGACAGATATGTGTTGAAGCAAAACGACGAGGAGAAGCAGGACGTCGTTCTCACCCGCTGTTTGGAGTCGGGTAGATGACCAGGAAGCAGGCAGTGAAGAAACCGAGGAGGGAGCCCCCAGAGGCCACCACGGGAATGACACGAACGCTGCCAACCGCTTCCACCACGGCTCCCAGAGCCGAGGCCACCAGGATCTGGCTGATGTACACCTGCAGAAACACATCGCAGTTTGACCAACGGGGATTTAAATTTCATATGTTGGAGCATTTGAGATATCAGAAAGAAAGTTTAAACACCGAACCTGACAAGATAAGATGGCACAGTCTATACCGAAGCCTCTGCGGGAGTTACCAGGACTGTGCTGAATGTACTgcaggggacagagggagacacgGTTACTGATCCTACATTACATGGAAACATAATAGTTCCAAAGCAATATGAAACATATTATTTAGAAGGAAAAACAATTAACCATAAAGTCCGAAAAACTATTTTCATTGCTATTGTAAATGAGATGCACATCAAACCGCACCTCTTTCATCTCGTGATACTGTCCCAGCAGAGCGTAGGGACAGTAGGAGATACTCATGGAAATGATGCCCATGCTGCTGATCATCACCATAGCTACATACACATTAGGGAAGATGGCCATGACAGCGGTTCctgtgagggaggagagaagaaaaaaaagcaacaattacTTTAATACCaagccaatttttttttatttctttttattttatttttttatgctttattcatatttatggGAGGGGGGATCGTACCGATGGAGAATCCAAGTGTCCCCATGATGTAGATGACCTTAATACTTAGGTCGAAGTTGTCAAGATATTTCTGAAGAATAGCTGGAAAAGAAATGATGAGAAGTCTGTTTACGGCAGAGTTTAAGGTCCAGGCCTGTTATTTACCTGTGTTTATAGGGTTTGtttatcagtgtttgtgtggaatTACCAGAGCACGTAGCAGCAGTCATGGCATAAATAACCAGGCCCCAGCAGCCCATCTGGACGCCTCTGTGATAATTATCCAACGAAGTTGAGTTGGCAGgagcctgagagagagaggaaaaaaaaaaaaagagttaatttttttttttttggtcttttggAGAAAGTGAACTTCTAAGATTAGTGTTTGTCGACTTATTTCCCTACAGTGGGATCTCCGTGGTAGATGACTTGTCCCATGAAGTCGGTGAAGAAGACGGCTTCCGCAATGATGGAGAACCAGGTGAGCAGGTGACAGGCGCACAGTCGCAGCAGCTCCGGGGGCATCTTGAACATGGACAGCCACAGGAGGCGCACCGTGGTCTCCACCTGACcacaggaggggaggggaggggagggttaCCAAGACGCGCCCTCGAGAAACACCTTAAAACGACGGCCTGGAGCTTCTCCCTCACCTCCCCCTCTTCGCTCTCGGTGTCTCCGCTGGAGGAGTTGGTGTTTCCGCTGCGGTGTCGGTTCCTCTGCCGGTTCCTCCTCCGGTGCCGGGCCTCCACCTCGTACAGGTCGTTCATGCTGCGGGACGGCTTGATGAGGAAAGCGGCGTTGGCGCGGCGGTAGCGGTAGCGGTGGCTCCCCACGCGGCCGTAGTAGGAGAACGTGCAGGACGGCTGGCGGTAGAAGGTGTGGCGGTGGCGGGACTGTCGCATCGGAGCTCCTGTGCTGGCGGCTGGAGGAAGAAATATACATTTATTCTAGATGAACAAAATGCAAACCATCCTTCAAACTAAAACCTGGATGTATTCTAAGCTTTTAAGTGAATCAAGAAGTACAATCTGAAAATGGACTCTAACCTTTGACCATCCCGGCTCGGTGCGCCTGTCCTTTAGAGCTCAGCCTATCGGAGCCGGCTCCGTCGGGATGAGTGACGCTGGCTAACAGGCGTCCGTTTAATGTCCGCTGCTCATTAAGCTGGTTATTCAGTAACGCCTCCTGCCCGTCGTCATTTTCCATTTCCTGCAGGAAGGCCGAGAGGCGGGAAATCCTGGGCGCGGGAGCGGCGTGTGTCTGGTGGCCGTTCTGGGCCCGGAGGAGATCCTGGCTtccggcgctgctgctgcgcctGATGTTGGCGAGCCGCGGAGGCGGCGGAGTGTTTCGACTGTGGCTGAAGAAAGCGGAGGTCAGCGGAGGCGAGCCTTGGAACGGCGAGAGCCGGTCGGCAAAGATGGACGGCTCTATGTGGCACAGGAACAACGCGTCGTGGTCCAGGTGGTCGAGAGTGGCGTCTGCCATGGCGAGGACACTGTCGCTTTTACCTGGAGCGGACGAGACATGAATTCAGTAAGACTATAAAGTCTTAAATTAAAACACCGTTGAGGAAAACTGTCTCCACCTGcttggaaataaaaagaaaaatatattgaCTTACTTCTTACAAGCTCCACCTCAAGGAAGTCCATGTCTTCATGGTCTGAGTGGTCGTCTCCGTAGGGGTCATAGAGGTCGTAGCTCTCCAACGTGTCGTCCTCTCCAATCATTTCCAGCTTGGGGCTGAGGAGCCCAGCCCTGCCGTTGGCGGACGGCTGCAGGTGTGCGGGATCTGGACtctcctgatgaagaggaagagaaaggagCTCAAAGTAAAACATCGCTTTACATTAAAGTCTCTGCTGATACTGAATAAAACCCGGCGGTACCTGGTCGAGCCTGTCATGCTGCGGCGAGTACTGCTGCTCCTCGATGCTGAGGAGATGCAGCACCACAGAGACGGAGAAGAGGATGGCGGCAAAGAAGAACAGGATCTGCTCCTGGGACTTGAAGGCCACTCCGAGGAACGTGTGCGTCCAGTCCAAACCTCCGAGGGCGTAGCCAACCGCACCTCCAAGacctggagagaaaaacactttctcATCGTCTCTCCTGGTGTCTTTCATCCATGAAGATCAGTGAACTCTGCTTTGCGACTTCAGGTGTGAAATCACTCCTGACCTCTGAGTCCACTCAGTAAATGTCGTCAAATCTGTGCGGAAGTTTCTCTGTCGGCCGTACCTGCAGAAGCGGCGTGAATATTGAGCGCCATGT
Proteins encoded in this window:
- the slc45a4a gene encoding solute carrier family 45 member 4 isoform X2, translated to MHGAVMFGREFCYAMETALVTPVLLQIGLPEQYYSLTWFLSPVLGLMFTPLIGSASDRCTLRWGRRRPFILALCIGTLIGVALFLNGSLIGLSLGDEKGRQPLGIVLTVLGVVVLDFCADATEGPIRAYLLDVADTEEQDMALNIHAASAGLGGAVGYALGGLDWTHTFLGVAFKSQEQILFFFAAILFSVSVVLHLLSIEEQQYSPQHDRLDQESPDPAHLQPSANGRAGLLSPKLEMIGEDDTLESYDLYDPYGDDHSDHEDMDFLEVELVRSKSDSVLAMADATLDHLDHDALFLCHIEPSIFADRLSPFQGSPPLTSAFFSHSRNTPPPPRLANIRRSSSAGSQDLLRAQNGHQTHAAPAPRISRLSAFLQEMENDDGQEALLNNQLNEQRTLNGRLLASVTHPDGAGSDRLSSKGQAHRAGMVKAASTGAPMRQSRHRHTFYRQPSCTFSYYGRVGSHRYRYRRANAAFLIKPSRSMNDLYEVEARHRRRNRQRNRHRSGNTNSSSGDTESEEGEVETTVRLLWLSMFKMPPELLRLCACHLLTWFSIIAEAVFFTDFMGQVIYHGDPTAPANSTSLDNYHRGVQMGCWGLVIYAMTAATCSAILQKYLDNFDLSIKVIYIMGTLGFSIGTAVMAIFPNVYVAMVMISSMGIISMSISYCPYALLGQYHEMKEYIQHSPGNSRRGFGIDCAILSCQVYISQILVASALGAVVEAVGSVRVIPVVASGGSLLGFFTACFLVIYPTPNSGDSESAKASEKRALTKLDNPNSGEGAVAVVIEKPSFLKLNREGKATSTTASCHTENESAL
- the slc45a4a gene encoding solute carrier family 45 member 4 isoform X1 is translated as MPSTMPPQNTEADAMQVGSLVGGANAKNSTAASSSDEEKGGAGGETDGLGGGGAGTGGARGGEESASEGSIEGIPLKRWVMHGAVMFGREFCYAMETALVTPVLLQIGLPEQYYSLTWFLSPVLGLMFTPLIGSASDRCTLRWGRRRPFILALCIGTLIGVALFLNGSLIGLSLGDEKGRQPLGIVLTVLGVVVLDFCADATEGPIRAYLLDVADTEEQDMALNIHAASAGLGGAVGYALGGLDWTHTFLGVAFKSQEQILFFFAAILFSVSVVLHLLSIEEQQYSPQHDRLDQESPDPAHLQPSANGRAGLLSPKLEMIGEDDTLESYDLYDPYGDDHSDHEDMDFLEVELVRSKSDSVLAMADATLDHLDHDALFLCHIEPSIFADRLSPFQGSPPLTSAFFSHSRNTPPPPRLANIRRSSSAGSQDLLRAQNGHQTHAAPAPRISRLSAFLQEMENDDGQEALLNNQLNEQRTLNGRLLASVTHPDGAGSDRLSSKGQAHRAGMVKAASTGAPMRQSRHRHTFYRQPSCTFSYYGRVGSHRYRYRRANAAFLIKPSRSMNDLYEVEARHRRRNRQRNRHRSGNTNSSSGDTESEEGEVETTVRLLWLSMFKMPPELLRLCACHLLTWFSIIAEAVFFTDFMGQVIYHGDPTAPANSTSLDNYHRGVQMGCWGLVIYAMTAATCSAILQKYLDNFDLSIKVIYIMGTLGFSIGTAVMAIFPNVYVAMVMISSMGIISMSISYCPYALLGQYHEMKEYIQHSPGNSRRGFGIDCAILSCQVYISQILVASALGAVVEAVGSVRVIPVVASGGSLLGFFTACFLVIYPTPNSGDSESAKASEKRALTKLDNPNSGEGAVAVVIEKPSFLKLNREGKATSTTASCHTENESAL